Proteins from a genomic interval of Vreelandella profundi:
- the yihA gene encoding ribosome biogenesis GTP-binding protein YihA/YsxC, whose translation MSTPHDSLVARLNYPTASFVISAPTLALCPDDTGAEVAFAGRSNAGKSSAINALTQQNALARTSRTPGRTQLINFFRVMNDDARRLVDLPGYGYAKVPESVKLEWQKHLAEYLRNRFSLRGLVLLMDVRHPLTEFDQMMLSYADQREMPVHILLTKSDKLKKGPANAALQKVRSSLKEWEDLVSVQLFSSLKRDGVDTLSKKLDQWLHTPPE comes from the coding sequence ATGTCTACCCCTCATGATAGCCTTGTCGCTCGGCTGAACTACCCCACGGCAAGTTTTGTTATCAGCGCGCCTACCCTAGCGCTATGCCCTGACGATACCGGTGCAGAAGTTGCTTTTGCCGGGCGTTCGAATGCCGGTAAATCAAGTGCTATCAACGCATTAACGCAACAGAATGCCCTGGCGAGAACCTCTCGCACGCCGGGTCGTACCCAGTTAATCAACTTTTTCCGCGTCATGAACGACGACGCTAGAAGGCTGGTCGATCTCCCGGGCTACGGCTACGCCAAGGTACCTGAATCGGTCAAACTGGAGTGGCAAAAGCACCTAGCAGAGTATCTGCGTAACCGCTTTAGCCTGCGTGGCCTAGTGCTGTTGATGGATGTGCGTCATCCGCTGACCGAGTTCGATCAAATGATGCTCAGCTATGCTGACCAGCGAGAAATGCCGGTGCATATTCTGCTGACCAAGTCGGACAAGCTAAAGAAAGGCCCTGCCAACGCGGCATTGCAAAAAGTACGCTCGAGCCTCAAAGAGTGGGAAGACCTGGTGTCGGTACAGCTATTCTCATCGCTCAAGCGCGACGGCGTGGACACGCTTTCAAAGAAGTTGGATCAATGGCTGCACACGCCGCCTGAATAG
- a CDS encoding tyrosine recombinase XerC translates to MAKPLSIADRIEAFLAALTAHASPATVAAYQHDLAALCTFTNRRDVTDPAALDTALLRAFLGAERSRGLAPRSLTRRRAALSRFADYLVKQDVLVDNPVGLLRTPKQPSHLPRPVDVDALARFLDTPHDGSPLGVRDQAILELFYSSGLRLAELAALDLGDLQSSRVRVIGKGGKPRQVPVGRRAQQALIDWLGCRSALAPAGELALFVGQRGARLGHRAIQKRLAQLSLARGLPEHLHPHRLRHSFASHLLESSQDLRAVQELLGHANLSTTQIYTRLDWQHLATSYDAAHPRAKRSPRSKS, encoded by the coding sequence ATGGCTAAGCCATTATCTATTGCAGATCGCATTGAGGCATTTTTAGCGGCGCTGACGGCCCATGCCAGCCCGGCGACCGTGGCGGCCTATCAGCATGACCTGGCGGCGCTGTGTACCTTCACAAATCGTCGCGATGTCACTGACCCTGCGGCGCTAGACACTGCCCTGCTACGCGCCTTTTTGGGCGCAGAGCGTAGCCGGGGCTTGGCGCCCCGAAGCTTGACGCGGCGTCGGGCAGCGCTGTCACGCTTTGCGGACTACCTGGTTAAACAGGACGTGCTGGTGGATAACCCGGTGGGGCTATTACGCACACCGAAGCAGCCAAGCCACCTGCCGCGTCCGGTCGATGTCGATGCGTTGGCGCGTTTTCTGGATACCCCCCATGACGGTTCACCCCTGGGCGTGCGCGATCAAGCCATTCTGGAACTGTTTTATTCCAGTGGCCTGCGGTTAGCTGAGCTTGCTGCGCTGGATCTGGGTGATTTGCAAAGCAGCCGAGTGAGGGTCATCGGTAAAGGAGGCAAGCCGCGCCAGGTACCGGTTGGGCGCCGAGCCCAGCAGGCACTGATCGACTGGCTTGGCTGTCGTTCTGCGCTGGCGCCTGCGGGAGAGCTGGCTTTATTTGTTGGCCAGCGCGGCGCGCGGCTAGGGCATCGCGCCATTCAAAAGCGCTTAGCACAGCTGTCACTGGCTCGAGGCTTGCCCGAGCATTTGCATCCTCACCGTTTGCGCCATTCTTTTGCCAGCCACCTGCTGGAATCAAGTCAAGACCTGCGCGCGGTACAAGAATTATTAGGACACGCTAATCTTTCGACGACCCAAATCTATACGCGGCTCGACTGGCAGCATCTGGCAACGAGCTACGATGCCGCTCATCCGCGCGCCAAACGCAGCCCTAGGAGTAAGTCATGA
- a CDS encoding DUF484 family protein: MSQAPEPRKTLDPDQVAFWLARHPDFFVGREGLLQQLQVPHPNIEGAVSLLERLVFDLRKRAETAEGRLEHLLETARHNESQYRRLRETLIALVEAQDRDALAQALATQLSERFETPAMALWCPATLSDAEPQPPQPPRHVLDQHASARLAAMLDGRTSRCVKLSVSDWKCLLPHVKAPRKAGSCAISRLSAGDPLGYLVLASPSPDAYRASMDTLFTEYLGDIVARLLVRLGDHG; this comes from the coding sequence ATGTCACAAGCCCCTGAACCCCGCAAAACGCTCGATCCTGATCAAGTGGCGTTCTGGCTGGCGCGTCATCCCGATTTTTTCGTAGGCCGTGAAGGGTTATTGCAGCAGCTGCAAGTGCCCCATCCCAATATTGAGGGGGCTGTGTCGCTGCTGGAGCGGCTGGTATTTGATCTGCGTAAGCGTGCTGAAACCGCAGAGGGTCGTTTAGAGCACTTGTTAGAAACCGCTCGCCATAACGAGTCTCAGTATCGTCGGCTACGCGAAACGCTGATTGCATTGGTTGAGGCTCAAGACCGCGATGCATTGGCACAGGCGCTGGCGACTCAGCTGAGTGAGCGCTTTGAAACCCCGGCCATGGCGCTGTGGTGCCCGGCCACCTTAAGCGATGCCGAGCCGCAGCCGCCCCAGCCGCCGCGCCACGTGTTAGACCAGCATGCTAGTGCGCGCCTAGCCGCTATGTTGGATGGCCGCACTAGCCGCTGCGTTAAGCTCAGCGTTAGCGATTGGAAGTGTTTGCTGCCCCATGTTAAAGCACCGCGCAAAGCCGGCTCGTGCGCTATCTCGCGCCTCTCTGCTGGCGACCCGCTTGGCTACCTGGTGCTGGCAAGCCCCAGCCCCGATGCCTATCGAGCCAGCATGGACACGCTGTTCACCGAGTATCTAGGCGATATCGTCGCGCGCCTGCTGGTACGTCTAGGCGATCATGGCTAA
- a CDS encoding HAD family hydrolase, whose product MTVLKAITFDLDDTLWDNHGVMLRTEEGHYRWLLDALSAWRAARQEPALALDPVNGGQDYLQRRLQLAKDVPERRGDFTWLRLRALEAQLEAQGLTRSGALLWAAAAMNEFHRLRIQVTPHPEATGLLTALAERYQLAAITNGNIHLARQPLAAHFPVAIAAGELLAPKPDPTPFLTALARLNVAPECAMHVGDSWEEDILPAQRLGMHAVWIAAAGDEVLPPRVHRIAHIKELPSVLKLLENEV is encoded by the coding sequence ATGACGGTGCTGAAGGCCATTACCTTCGATCTAGACGATACGTTGTGGGACAACCATGGCGTGATGTTACGCACTGAGGAAGGGCATTACCGCTGGTTGCTGGACGCGCTCAGCGCATGGCGTGCTGCGCGTCAAGAGCCAGCACTCGCGCTGGACCCGGTCAACGGCGGACAAGATTATCTGCAGCGTCGCTTACAGCTGGCTAAAGATGTGCCCGAACGGCGTGGCGACTTCACATGGCTGCGCTTACGCGCCCTGGAAGCTCAGTTAGAAGCTCAGGGTTTGACGCGCAGCGGCGCGTTGCTGTGGGCAGCTGCGGCGATGAACGAGTTTCATCGCCTGCGCATTCAGGTAACGCCTCATCCTGAAGCGACGGGGCTATTGACCGCATTGGCGGAGCGCTATCAGCTTGCCGCCATTACCAATGGCAATATCCATTTGGCGCGTCAGCCGCTGGCCGCTCACTTCCCTGTGGCCATTGCCGCGGGGGAGTTGCTGGCGCCCAAACCTGACCCCACGCCGTTTCTTACCGCGCTTGCACGTCTCAACGTCGCGCCGGAATGCGCGATGCACGTAGGTGATTCGTGGGAGGAAGACATTCTGCCTGCTCAGCGGCTGGGGATGCACGCCGTATGGATTGCCGCAGCGGGTGACGAGGTGCTGCCGCCGCGAGTGCATCGCATCGCCCATATTAAAGAGCTGCCCAGCGTACTTAAGCTGCTAGAAAACGAAGTATAA